A genomic region of Sarcophilus harrisii chromosome 6, mSarHar1.11, whole genome shotgun sequence contains the following coding sequences:
- the CARS1 gene encoding cysteine--tRNA ligase, cytoplasmic isoform X1 → MAGSEPAPGLNHILSISEEEARLEALNEHLSTRSYLQGHTFSQADLEVLGQLTGPPGDRHFHVARWFRHIQALSGGSRGVQEPPRLQASKGRRAQPQWSPPAGTEPCKLRLYNSLTRTKDEFVPQQGRRVTWYCCGPTVYDASHMGHARSYISFDILRRVLRDYFKYDVFYCMNITDIDDKIIKRARQNHLFEQYREKKPRATQLLEDVAAALEPFSLKLSATTDPDKKQMLERIRDAVQLAVEPLARTVQSHAPGDEINACAELLLDKAKDLLSDWLDARLGSQVTDNSIFSKLPQFWEAEFHRDMEALNVLPPDVLTRVSEYVPEIVHFVQKIVDNGYGYVSNGSVYFDTVKFDSSERHSYAKLVPEAVGDQKALQEGEGDLSISAERLSEKRSPNDFALWKASKPGEPSWECPWGKGRPGWHIECSAMAGTVLGPSMDIHGGGFDLRFPHHDNELAQSEAYFDNDCWVRYFLHTGHLTIAGCKMSKSLKNFITIKDALKQHSARQLRLAFLMHSWKDTLDYSSNTMESAIQYERFMNEFFLNVKDILRAPTDAAGQFEKWEGPELELNRMFYNKRAAVHEALCDNVDTRTVLEEMRSLVGQSNLYIAARKSARKLPNHGLLASISAYLTHMLKVFGVIESEETLGFPVGGSGSSMNLEATVMPYLQVLSDFREGVRKIAREKKVSEVLQLSDALRDDVLPELGVRLEDHEGLPTVVKLVDRDTLLKEREEKKKAEEEKRRKKEEAARKKQEQEVAKLTKMKIPPSKMFLSESDKYSKFDENGFPTHDVEGKELSKGQTKKLKKLFESQEKLYKEYLQLVQNGSFKLEEKADGFS, encoded by the exons ATGGCGGGGAGCGAGCCAG CTCCCGGCCTCAACCATATTCTGAGCATTAGTGAAGAGGAGGCCAGGCTGGAGGCTCTGAATGAGCACCTCAGCACCCGTAGCTACCTGCAGGGCCACACCTTCTCCCAGGCCGACCTGGAGGTCCTCGGGCAGCTGACGGGCCCGCCCGGGGACCGGCACTTCCACGTGGCTCGGTGGTTCAGGCACATACAGGCCCTGTCTGGCGGGAGCCGTGGCGTGCAGGAGCCCCCCCGACTCCAAGCAA GTAAGGGCCGACGCGCCCAGCCTCAGTGGTCACCTCCGGCAGGAACCGAGCCCTGTAAACTCCGCCTCTACAACAGCCTGACCCGCACCAAG GACGAGTTTGTGCCCCAGCAAGGAAGGAGAGTGACCTGGTACTGCTGCGGCCCCACCGTTTATGATGCCTCCCACATGGGCCATGCCCG GTCATACATCTCCTTCGACATCCTGAGGCGCGTGCTGCGGGATTACTTTAAATACGACGTCTTCTACTGCATGAACATCACGGATATCGATGACAAG ATCATCAAGAGAGCTCGGCAGAACCATCTCTTCGAGCAGTACCGGGAAAAGAAGCCGCGGGCCACCCAGCTCCTCGAGGACGTGGCGGCGGCCCTGGAG CCCTTCTCTCTCAAGTTGAGTGCGACCACCGACCCCGACAAAAAGCAGATGCTGGAACGCATTCGGGACGCCGTGCAGCTGGCGGTGGAGCCGCTGGCGCGCACGGTGCAAAGCCACGCCCCGGGAGACGAGATCAACGCCTGTGCCGAG CTCCTGTTGGACAAGGCCAAGGACCTGCTCTCCGACTGGCTCGACGCCCGCCTGGGCTCCCAGGTGACCGACAACTCCATCTTCTCCAAGCTGCCCCAGTTCTGGGAAGCCGAGTTCCACAGGGACATGGAGGCCTTGAAT GTGCTGCCCCCAGACGTCCTAACGCGGGTCAGCGAGTACGTGCCCGAGATCGTGCACTTTGTTCAGAAGATTGTGGACAACGGCTACGG GTACGTGTCCAACGGCTCCGTCTATTTTGATACGGTGAAGTTTGACTCGAGCGAGAGACACTCCTACGCCAAGCTGGTGCCGGAAGCCGTCGGGGATCAGAAGGCCCTGCAGGAGGGAGAAG GAGACCTGAGCATATCCGCGGAGCGCTTAAGCGAGAAGCGCTCGCCCAATGACTTTGCCCTCTGGAAGGCCTCCAAGCCCGGGGAGCCGTCCTGGGAGTGTCCCTGGGGGAAG GGCCGTCCGGGCTGGCACATCGAGTGTTCCGCCATGGCCGGGACCGTCCTGGGGCCTTCAATGGACATCCACGGGGGAGGGTTCGACCTCAGGTTCCCACACCACGACAACGAGTTGGCTCAGTCAGAG GCCTACTTTGACAACGACTGCTGGGTCCGCTACTTCCTTCACACGGGTCACCTGACCATCGCGGGCTGTAAAATGTCCAAGTCCCTGAAGAACTTCATCACCATCAAGGACGCCCTGAAGCAGCATTCAG CACGGCAGCTGCGCCTGGCCTTCCTGATGCACTCCTGGAAGGACACGCTCGATTACTCCAGCAACACCATGGAGTCGGCCATCCAGTACGAGCGGTTCATGAAC GAGTTTTTCTTGAATGTGAAGGACATCCTGCGTGCCCCCACCGATGCTGCCGGCCAGTTTGAGAAGTGGGAAGGGCCGGAGCTCGAGCTGAACAGAAT GTTTTACAACAAGAGGGCGGCGGTTCACGAAGCCCTCTGCGACAATGTGGACACGCGCACGGTCCTGGAGGAGATGCGCTCCCTGGTGGGCCAGAGCAATCTCTACATCGCGGCTCGGAAGTCCGCCCGCAAGCTGCCCAACCACGGCCTGCTGGCCAGCATCAGCGCCTACCTCACCCACATGCTGAAG GTCTTCGGCGTCATCGAGAGCGAGGAGACGCTCGGCTTTCCAGTCGGGGGGAGTGGATCCAGCATGAAC CTTGAGGCGACCGTGATGCCCTACCTGCAGGTGCTCTCGGACTTCAGAGAGGGAGTGCGCAAGATTGCCCGCGAGAAGAAAG TCTCCGAGGTGCTGCAGCTCAGCGACGCCCTCCGTGATGATGTCCTTCCCGAGCTCGGGGTGCGCCTGGAAGACCACGAAG GCCTCCCGACCGTGGTCAAGCTGGTGGACAGAGACACCCTcctaaaggagagagaagagaagaaaaag gctgaagaagagaagaggaggaagaaagaagaagctgCTCGCAAGAAGCAGGAGCAGGAA GTGGCCAAACTCACCAAGATGAAGATTCCTCCCAGCAAGATGTTTCTGTCGGAAAGTGATAAATACTCCAAGTTCGATGAGAAT GGATTTCCCACCCATGACGTCGAAGGCAAAGAACTCAGCAAAGGACAGACGAAGAAGCTGAAGAAACTTTTTGAAAGTCAGGAAAAACTATATAAAGAGTATCTGCAGCTGGTCCAGAACGGCAGCTTCAAATTGGAAGAGAAGGCCGATGGCTTTTCCTGA
- the CARS1 gene encoding cysteine--tRNA ligase, cytoplasmic isoform X2 — translation MAGSEPGKGRRAQPQWSPPAGTEPCKLRLYNSLTRTKDEFVPQQGRRVTWYCCGPTVYDASHMGHARSYISFDILRRVLRDYFKYDVFYCMNITDIDDKIIKRARQNHLFEQYREKKPRATQLLEDVAAALEPFSLKLSATTDPDKKQMLERIRDAVQLAVEPLARTVQSHAPGDEINACAELLLDKAKDLLSDWLDARLGSQVTDNSIFSKLPQFWEAEFHRDMEALNVLPPDVLTRVSEYVPEIVHFVQKIVDNGYGYVSNGSVYFDTVKFDSSERHSYAKLVPEAVGDQKALQEGEGDLSISAERLSEKRSPNDFALWKASKPGEPSWECPWGKGRPGWHIECSAMAGTVLGPSMDIHGGGFDLRFPHHDNELAQSEAYFDNDCWVRYFLHTGHLTIAGCKMSKSLKNFITIKDALKQHSARQLRLAFLMHSWKDTLDYSSNTMESAIQYERFMNEFFLNVKDILRAPTDAAGQFEKWEGPELELNRMFYNKRAAVHEALCDNVDTRTVLEEMRSLVGQSNLYIAARKSARKLPNHGLLASISAYLTHMLKVFGVIESEETLGFPVGGSGSSMNLEATVMPYLQVLSDFREGVRKIAREKKVSEVLQLSDALRDDVLPELGVRLEDHEGLPTVVKLVDRDTLLKEREEKKKAEEEKRRKKEEAARKKQEQEVAKLTKMKIPPSKMFLSESDKYSKFDENGFPTHDVEGKELSKGQTKKLKKLFESQEKLYKEYLQLVQNGSFKLEEKADGFS, via the exons ATGGCGGGGAGCGAGCCAG GTAAGGGCCGACGCGCCCAGCCTCAGTGGTCACCTCCGGCAGGAACCGAGCCCTGTAAACTCCGCCTCTACAACAGCCTGACCCGCACCAAG GACGAGTTTGTGCCCCAGCAAGGAAGGAGAGTGACCTGGTACTGCTGCGGCCCCACCGTTTATGATGCCTCCCACATGGGCCATGCCCG GTCATACATCTCCTTCGACATCCTGAGGCGCGTGCTGCGGGATTACTTTAAATACGACGTCTTCTACTGCATGAACATCACGGATATCGATGACAAG ATCATCAAGAGAGCTCGGCAGAACCATCTCTTCGAGCAGTACCGGGAAAAGAAGCCGCGGGCCACCCAGCTCCTCGAGGACGTGGCGGCGGCCCTGGAG CCCTTCTCTCTCAAGTTGAGTGCGACCACCGACCCCGACAAAAAGCAGATGCTGGAACGCATTCGGGACGCCGTGCAGCTGGCGGTGGAGCCGCTGGCGCGCACGGTGCAAAGCCACGCCCCGGGAGACGAGATCAACGCCTGTGCCGAG CTCCTGTTGGACAAGGCCAAGGACCTGCTCTCCGACTGGCTCGACGCCCGCCTGGGCTCCCAGGTGACCGACAACTCCATCTTCTCCAAGCTGCCCCAGTTCTGGGAAGCCGAGTTCCACAGGGACATGGAGGCCTTGAAT GTGCTGCCCCCAGACGTCCTAACGCGGGTCAGCGAGTACGTGCCCGAGATCGTGCACTTTGTTCAGAAGATTGTGGACAACGGCTACGG GTACGTGTCCAACGGCTCCGTCTATTTTGATACGGTGAAGTTTGACTCGAGCGAGAGACACTCCTACGCCAAGCTGGTGCCGGAAGCCGTCGGGGATCAGAAGGCCCTGCAGGAGGGAGAAG GAGACCTGAGCATATCCGCGGAGCGCTTAAGCGAGAAGCGCTCGCCCAATGACTTTGCCCTCTGGAAGGCCTCCAAGCCCGGGGAGCCGTCCTGGGAGTGTCCCTGGGGGAAG GGCCGTCCGGGCTGGCACATCGAGTGTTCCGCCATGGCCGGGACCGTCCTGGGGCCTTCAATGGACATCCACGGGGGAGGGTTCGACCTCAGGTTCCCACACCACGACAACGAGTTGGCTCAGTCAGAG GCCTACTTTGACAACGACTGCTGGGTCCGCTACTTCCTTCACACGGGTCACCTGACCATCGCGGGCTGTAAAATGTCCAAGTCCCTGAAGAACTTCATCACCATCAAGGACGCCCTGAAGCAGCATTCAG CACGGCAGCTGCGCCTGGCCTTCCTGATGCACTCCTGGAAGGACACGCTCGATTACTCCAGCAACACCATGGAGTCGGCCATCCAGTACGAGCGGTTCATGAAC GAGTTTTTCTTGAATGTGAAGGACATCCTGCGTGCCCCCACCGATGCTGCCGGCCAGTTTGAGAAGTGGGAAGGGCCGGAGCTCGAGCTGAACAGAAT GTTTTACAACAAGAGGGCGGCGGTTCACGAAGCCCTCTGCGACAATGTGGACACGCGCACGGTCCTGGAGGAGATGCGCTCCCTGGTGGGCCAGAGCAATCTCTACATCGCGGCTCGGAAGTCCGCCCGCAAGCTGCCCAACCACGGCCTGCTGGCCAGCATCAGCGCCTACCTCACCCACATGCTGAAG GTCTTCGGCGTCATCGAGAGCGAGGAGACGCTCGGCTTTCCAGTCGGGGGGAGTGGATCCAGCATGAAC CTTGAGGCGACCGTGATGCCCTACCTGCAGGTGCTCTCGGACTTCAGAGAGGGAGTGCGCAAGATTGCCCGCGAGAAGAAAG TCTCCGAGGTGCTGCAGCTCAGCGACGCCCTCCGTGATGATGTCCTTCCCGAGCTCGGGGTGCGCCTGGAAGACCACGAAG GCCTCCCGACCGTGGTCAAGCTGGTGGACAGAGACACCCTcctaaaggagagagaagagaagaaaaag gctgaagaagagaagaggaggaagaaagaagaagctgCTCGCAAGAAGCAGGAGCAGGAA GTGGCCAAACTCACCAAGATGAAGATTCCTCCCAGCAAGATGTTTCTGTCGGAAAGTGATAAATACTCCAAGTTCGATGAGAAT GGATTTCCCACCCATGACGTCGAAGGCAAAGAACTCAGCAAAGGACAGACGAAGAAGCTGAAGAAACTTTTTGAAAGTCAGGAAAAACTATATAAAGAGTATCTGCAGCTGGTCCAGAACGGCAGCTTCAAATTGGAAGAGAAGGCCGATGGCTTTTCCTGA
- the CARS1 gene encoding cysteine--tRNA ligase, cytoplasmic isoform X3, which translates to MGHARSYISFDILRRVLRDYFKYDVFYCMNITDIDDKIIKRARQNHLFEQYREKKPRATQLLEDVAAALEPFSLKLSATTDPDKKQMLERIRDAVQLAVEPLARTVQSHAPGDEINACAELLLDKAKDLLSDWLDARLGSQVTDNSIFSKLPQFWEAEFHRDMEALNVLPPDVLTRVSEYVPEIVHFVQKIVDNGYGYVSNGSVYFDTVKFDSSERHSYAKLVPEAVGDQKALQEGEGDLSISAERLSEKRSPNDFALWKASKPGEPSWECPWGKGRPGWHIECSAMAGTVLGPSMDIHGGGFDLRFPHHDNELAQSEAYFDNDCWVRYFLHTGHLTIAGCKMSKSLKNFITIKDALKQHSARQLRLAFLMHSWKDTLDYSSNTMESAIQYERFMNEFFLNVKDILRAPTDAAGQFEKWEGPELELNRMFYNKRAAVHEALCDNVDTRTVLEEMRSLVGQSNLYIAARKSARKLPNHGLLASISAYLTHMLKVFGVIESEETLGFPVGGSGSSMNLEATVMPYLQVLSDFREGVRKIAREKKVSEVLQLSDALRDDVLPELGVRLEDHEGLPTVVKLVDRDTLLKEREEKKKAEEEKRRKKEEAARKKQEQEVAKLTKMKIPPSKMFLSESDKYSKFDENGFPTHDVEGKELSKGQTKKLKKLFESQEKLYKEYLQLVQNGSFKLEEKADGFS; encoded by the exons ATGGGCCATGCCCG GTCATACATCTCCTTCGACATCCTGAGGCGCGTGCTGCGGGATTACTTTAAATACGACGTCTTCTACTGCATGAACATCACGGATATCGATGACAAG ATCATCAAGAGAGCTCGGCAGAACCATCTCTTCGAGCAGTACCGGGAAAAGAAGCCGCGGGCCACCCAGCTCCTCGAGGACGTGGCGGCGGCCCTGGAG CCCTTCTCTCTCAAGTTGAGTGCGACCACCGACCCCGACAAAAAGCAGATGCTGGAACGCATTCGGGACGCCGTGCAGCTGGCGGTGGAGCCGCTGGCGCGCACGGTGCAAAGCCACGCCCCGGGAGACGAGATCAACGCCTGTGCCGAG CTCCTGTTGGACAAGGCCAAGGACCTGCTCTCCGACTGGCTCGACGCCCGCCTGGGCTCCCAGGTGACCGACAACTCCATCTTCTCCAAGCTGCCCCAGTTCTGGGAAGCCGAGTTCCACAGGGACATGGAGGCCTTGAAT GTGCTGCCCCCAGACGTCCTAACGCGGGTCAGCGAGTACGTGCCCGAGATCGTGCACTTTGTTCAGAAGATTGTGGACAACGGCTACGG GTACGTGTCCAACGGCTCCGTCTATTTTGATACGGTGAAGTTTGACTCGAGCGAGAGACACTCCTACGCCAAGCTGGTGCCGGAAGCCGTCGGGGATCAGAAGGCCCTGCAGGAGGGAGAAG GAGACCTGAGCATATCCGCGGAGCGCTTAAGCGAGAAGCGCTCGCCCAATGACTTTGCCCTCTGGAAGGCCTCCAAGCCCGGGGAGCCGTCCTGGGAGTGTCCCTGGGGGAAG GGCCGTCCGGGCTGGCACATCGAGTGTTCCGCCATGGCCGGGACCGTCCTGGGGCCTTCAATGGACATCCACGGGGGAGGGTTCGACCTCAGGTTCCCACACCACGACAACGAGTTGGCTCAGTCAGAG GCCTACTTTGACAACGACTGCTGGGTCCGCTACTTCCTTCACACGGGTCACCTGACCATCGCGGGCTGTAAAATGTCCAAGTCCCTGAAGAACTTCATCACCATCAAGGACGCCCTGAAGCAGCATTCAG CACGGCAGCTGCGCCTGGCCTTCCTGATGCACTCCTGGAAGGACACGCTCGATTACTCCAGCAACACCATGGAGTCGGCCATCCAGTACGAGCGGTTCATGAAC GAGTTTTTCTTGAATGTGAAGGACATCCTGCGTGCCCCCACCGATGCTGCCGGCCAGTTTGAGAAGTGGGAAGGGCCGGAGCTCGAGCTGAACAGAAT GTTTTACAACAAGAGGGCGGCGGTTCACGAAGCCCTCTGCGACAATGTGGACACGCGCACGGTCCTGGAGGAGATGCGCTCCCTGGTGGGCCAGAGCAATCTCTACATCGCGGCTCGGAAGTCCGCCCGCAAGCTGCCCAACCACGGCCTGCTGGCCAGCATCAGCGCCTACCTCACCCACATGCTGAAG GTCTTCGGCGTCATCGAGAGCGAGGAGACGCTCGGCTTTCCAGTCGGGGGGAGTGGATCCAGCATGAAC CTTGAGGCGACCGTGATGCCCTACCTGCAGGTGCTCTCGGACTTCAGAGAGGGAGTGCGCAAGATTGCCCGCGAGAAGAAAG TCTCCGAGGTGCTGCAGCTCAGCGACGCCCTCCGTGATGATGTCCTTCCCGAGCTCGGGGTGCGCCTGGAAGACCACGAAG GCCTCCCGACCGTGGTCAAGCTGGTGGACAGAGACACCCTcctaaaggagagagaagagaagaaaaag gctgaagaagagaagaggaggaagaaagaagaagctgCTCGCAAGAAGCAGGAGCAGGAA GTGGCCAAACTCACCAAGATGAAGATTCCTCCCAGCAAGATGTTTCTGTCGGAAAGTGATAAATACTCCAAGTTCGATGAGAAT GGATTTCCCACCCATGACGTCGAAGGCAAAGAACTCAGCAAAGGACAGACGAAGAAGCTGAAGAAACTTTTTGAAAGTCAGGAAAAACTATATAAAGAGTATCTGCAGCTGGTCCAGAACGGCAGCTTCAAATTGGAAGAGAAGGCCGATGGCTTTTCCTGA